The genome window CCGATGGTTAAAGGCAATAGGAAAGGCAAATAAGAAAcgaaacaaaatatatcaaattgCCCCACTTTGTGAAACTCGATCTCCAAATGCATGTCTGGAAATAAAACATCCGCTATGATAGCTCTTATTTTATGGCCAGATGCCTAATTGAGAAAACAACGGCTTATAGTTCATTTAACAAAGCATCATAACCACCGTAGTAATGACTAATTTATCCCTACGCAGACGTTATGTACTCCTTCCTCCCAGACTTCTCTCGTAAACTCAAGTAATTCCGGACTGAAAAATACGGCATTCTGGTACAATGACTCACTAACAGATCTACGCAGAAACTTGTTAACAAGGAGACAAAGGCGTTGGAGTAATTCCTGCAGCGAAAAAAAATGCATGTTTGAAAAAGATAAACCTAGGACGACGCAGCGCATATtcgaaaaaataaaaaaggCCATCTGGTGTTGcgttctttctttttttggCCCTTGTCTTCGGAACAAGCTCCTGGTATCTATCCGAAAGTTGTTCCGGAAACCAGGAAAAGAGTATTTTTGTTATCAATTGATCACATGATGGAACGAATGTTCGGATTAGTTTCTACGCCATTAtgacaaaacaaaaataaaaacaaaaataaaataaataaataaataatgtatCAGTTGAATTACTAAATAGAATATATCTCCTAAAACATACACCGTATAACTTTCTCTGTAAAtgtttgatattattttttaatcacTACCGAAGTGCCTACATTCGCGGGCACATCTATGTCAAAAATCCGTAATCGTAATTGACTGTCCAAAATTCTTCAACAGGAGCTAACGTGTTAGAATTCCAGTTTGATTTATGAACTGTATTGCTTTCCACTTTAACATCGACGGCGTTGTTCCTAGCagtattatttaaattatctcCCATAGCTGGTTGAATAATTTGGTTTTCTAGAATGCCATTGTTATTGgcattatcattattgcTGATATTACTCGAGTTTAGTGATACAGCCATAGGGTTTGAAACAGGTCCTTGGGATTCTAAACCTGTATTAAAGATTTGATCTTTCTCTGTTTTACTTCTCTCTTTCGATAGAGCAAGATTCTCGTCATAAGAAACCTTTTCTTTGTTGATTACATTAATGACGGAATTACTAGTCCAGGtggaaatattatttatcataTCATGTGTACCACTCttgaataatatatcaCCAGAggttaaaatattatcagtTATAGCAATTGGAGTCAATGCTTGGCCAACCTTCCTAGATGAATATAGGTTGCTATTACCTCTAACTTGTGAACCTCCTATGTAAGAGTTTTCCATATTCGGTAGAGCTCCATTTAATTGTGAATAAttgatgtttttattataagaCACTTGAGATGAAATACTGTTGGTTGGACTAGCATGGTTGAATATGCCATTTTGAGAATCCacattttgaaaagaagCAGGAGTCGTTTTACCCGAGACAAGTGTAGCTTGATTCAGTTGGTTACTGGGGGTATGGCTGGTGTTACCGCTACCAGCTGCTGCATTTGAAATTAGCATCGAGTTGTCATTTGAGAACTTTGTATTTATTCCAGGTAAATTTGGCCCACCATTAATGGTATCAATAGTCATACTAGGATGATTTAGAGTCGATAaataaacttttaaattttcttgaGCAAATTTTTGCTGTAAAAAGGCTTGTTTTTCAAACTTAGATTGCCAATCAAGGTCAGACTTACCGATTGGCTTCTTGACAATAAACTGTTGAGTGTCTTCTCCTATAGAGGAGGTTCTTGTATTTGTGTTAGCTTCAACTCCAGCAGATGCTGCAACTTCTGGCTCAGTGGCAGCAGTCGAAGTATGATCCAATAAATGAGATAAACCTTTTggaattgaatttttctCTAAAACTGTCTGCTTTTTCTTGGATTCTTTCTCAGTTTCAGCATCAACAGGAGTACCTTCAGCCATGCCAATAAATTCTTCGATATTTCGGCGTCCAAATCGTCTGTCTATAGCAGGCGGTAAACCATTCTTCTTTTGCTTAAAGCTATTGGAAAAGGATTCATTGTTATCCTCGTCATTGCTGTTGTTCAGTTCGGTAGGTAAGCCAGGCTCAGTTGATTTAGAGATTTTAgttgatgaaaaataaattgaattagaTCCAATATTCTCAATCCTCTTGGTTTGTCCGTTTTCGTCATTTGCTAATAAAACACTATGATCACCtgaagatatatatattaattcaGAAGAATCAGGACCACAACgttcaattaaattacCAATAGTTGCGTTCATCAATTGATCAAAAGTATCTCTAAATGTTCTTGCAAATATTGACCGCTCTGTCATTACGTAAAGGGATATTGAACAAGCACGAAGATCATCCATAATAGAGAATAAGCTCGCGCTTACTAAAGGTCTTGTATGTTTTGAGCCATCACCTAacattcttcttctttcatCATCAAGGTTTCTTGCTAACCAcatacaataaattaaagtaACACCAGCCACAAATACAGTGTGAACAGCTGGTGTTGAATGGCCGTAGACTGTCTTTTGATGGAAAATCTTGTATAGCTGACAAATTTGGCCAGCAGCTGCTTGACACTCTCTAAACAGCCTATCTTCGGGTTTCAATATTTCCAGATAAGGTTGGGTTAGAAGTCTTACTGATctataataatacaatttaAGAGTTTCGTTTTCAAAGTTTCTAACGTCATCTCTTGAGCAACTTGCTCTCCATAGTTCTAAATCatggaaatattttttaactaaAGGCAATTGTTTAGACAAATCttcttttgataaattgCTTTGGGGTATTATTTTAAGATGTTCAACGAATCTCGATTCCaatcttttcaaaattaatgtTTGATTGATAAAATGAACACCGTTGGATTTGCCCGTTGCCGAAGATACAGAACTAGTATTAAATGTCTCCTCATCGAATAATGGTAGATCAATTTCTCTTTCAGAAATTGTAAAAGGACAACCAACGGCGACACAAATCATTCTCTCTAACAAATAAACACACCAAAATAAACGAAATTTTTCCTTGATAAGTTGGTCGCCAGGGTGCATTTTATTGAGTTCTAGTTTTCTTGAAAGATCCATAACATCTTTGATAATTTGGTATAGAATCATAGAATCCCGATCTGTtctaattaaatataaaatcaaaagCGTTAAAAGCTCTATTTTTTGGACGTCACCTAAAATATCAGAACATCTTGTGACATGCCTTAATGCAGCAGAGAAATAACGCCCCGGTGGTAAACCTTTATATTTGCCGGTAGTCATGTGAAGACATGCACTGATACTAAATATTAGCCACATTCTTGCGCAACAGAAGTGAAATTTGTCTTCGGGAATGGAATAGATGTCATTGTTAATGTAAGACTCATggaattgataaatttcattttcatctaaCAATGGGTATTTGAATTGTAAACGAGTGAAGAATATGTCTAAAAAAGatcttgataatttttcatcaaaatcaaatgCAGGATCGTATAGATAAAATTCCTTTAAATTGTACTTGGAGAAAAAACatttagaaaaattgaTGGGTTCAGTTGGAATTTTGGGTTTGCTGTATTGATGGCTATTTACAtgaaaattattggaaaaCTGAGATTGCATTGAATATGGATTAGGGACTTCTGAATGAGTGCTAAAGTTTGTGTGATCTGAACCCATGGATCTTTGGTAACCATTCTCTAAATTTCTAGAGTTTGCTTTCATTAAAGGTGTAAATTTTGGTTGTGATTGATGCGGAAGTGGTGGAAGCATTCCCATATTGTTTGTTAATGGTGATGATGCATGCATATTGTTTATAGTGGATGGATAACCGGTATTGAGTGTTGGTGATCTTTTACCTAAGATGTTTACTTGATTGTTACCATCATTAGGACTATTCATTGATTTGGTATTTCTGTCTATCAAATGTCGTATAATCGGTTCTAAATCGCCAATATCACCtaacaaatttgaaatcttTTTATACTGGGCTAACTTTTTATTGTAAGAAGCACTAGTCGGTGGTATatctattaatttttctagatattttaatttcttttccaAAAAGATAGTATACTCATCTTTATCCTTATCGGGTTTTTTATCTGACTTTGGTTTACTGATGATTCCTTTCTCCGATACGTCAGGGGACACAATAGATCcttttttctttccttttgttttcttcttatGCAGTATTTCATTACTGCGTTTAGTTTTCataacaacaatattatttgtttctaGAGAATTCTCAGCATTGGATGTACGATTGTTATTATTGGCATTTATGTAT of Tetrapisispora phaffii CBS 4417 chromosome 6, complete genome contains these proteins:
- the TPHA0F02630 gene encoding uncharacterized protein (similar to Saccharomyces cerevisiae YLR278C; ancestral locus Anc_6.75), with protein sequence MARPKKEVTKENIERFQRELELAGDKVEVLLVDKKGRSKSCLLCRRRKQKCDHNLPSCTSCLKAGVKCVQPERYINANNNNRTSNAENSLETNNIVVMKTKRSNEILHKKKTKGKKKGSIVSPDVSEKGIISKPKSDKKPDKDKDEYTIFLEKKLKYLEKLIDIPPTSASYNKKLAQYKKISNLLGDIGDLEPIIRHLIDRNTKSMNSPNDGNNQVNILGKRSPTLNTGYPSTINNMHASSPLTNNMGMLPPLPHQSQPKFTPLMKANSRNLENGYQRSMGSDHTNFSTHSEVPNPYSMQSQFSNNFHVNSHQYSKPKIPTEPINFSKCFFSKYNLKEFYLYDPAFDFDEKLSRSFLDIFFTRLQFKYPLLDENEIYQFHESYINNDIYSIPEDKFHFCCARMWLIFSISACLHMTTGKYKGLPPGRYFSAALRHVTRCSDILGDVQKIELLTLLILYLIRTDRDSMILYQIIKDVMDLSRKLELNKMHPGDQLIKEKFRLFWCVYLLERMICVAVGCPFTISEREIDLPLFDEETFNTSSVSSATGKSNGVHFINQTLILKRLESRFVEHLKIIPQSNLSKEDLSKQLPLVKKYFHDLELWRASCSRDDVRNFENETLKLYYYRSVRLLTQPYLEILKPEDRLFRECQAAAGQICQLYKIFHQKTVYGHSTPAVHTVFVAGVTLIYCMWLARNLDDERRRMLGDGSKHTRPLVSASLFSIMDDLRACSISLYVMTERSIFARTFRDTFDQLMNATIGNLIERCGPDSSELIYISSGDHSVLLANDENGQTKRIENIGSNSIYFSSTKISKSTEPGLPTELNNSNDEDNNESFSNSFKQKKNGLPPAIDRRFGRRNIEEFIGMAEGTPVDAETEKESKKKQTVLEKNSIPKGLSHLLDHTSTAATEPEVAASAGVEANTNTRTSSIGEDTQQFIVKKPIGKSDLDWQSKFEKQAFLQQKFAQENLKVYLSTLNHPSMTIDTINGGPNLPGINTKFSNDNSMLISNAAAGSGNTSHTPSNQLNQATLVSGKTTPASFQNVDSQNGIFNHASPTNSISSQVSYNKNINYSQLNGALPNMENSYIGGSQVRGNSNLYSSRKVGQALTPIAITDNILTSGDILFKSGTHDMINNISTWTSNSVINVINKEKVSYDENLALSKERSKTEKDQIFNTGLESQGPVSNPMAVSLNSSNISNNDNANNNGILENQIIQPAMGDNLNNTARNNAVDVKVESNTVHKSNWNSNTLAPVEEFWTVNYDYGFLT